The Vicinamibacterales bacterium genome window below encodes:
- a CDS encoding right-handed parallel beta-helix repeat-containing protein produces MGTSSRVLSLVALGCALGIAGPASSQTTRYVSTAGADSGACTSTPCRTIQYAVDQATPGDHVKVAADLYTATHEDGTQRQVVSIKNAVTITGGYTTTNWTTPDAAANPVILDGSFIYTIVPLAGSLQADETVTGGTSGATAQVGYAYTLTPGTGTFQLSETVTGGTSGAVGNYVDVVGNRVAIAVTSGSFQNNELITGATSGATATIVSQRLLMVGRLVTIMGATVTVDGLQLIHGNSTESGTCPFGFSAPYGGSGGGIYIANATVMLHTLRIENNIGSNAYSQGSGALIPWNGEQNGAGGGLFATASNVTLTDSVLRANNSNTRFYGSGDAIYVQNSVLVARHNQFLDNLGGGESGWQGYYTPVGTVYTGGTAATLVENTFSRNGGAPPNNGGTVIVVSGTGAGPVEVTDNRFINNVGAVISWTGTVTVRRNLMTDNPGGGIGIGNKGYGLIENNLFLNNGSDGADGTAIHHGNWATVNDPLTTFNHNTIAGSRGNSAVYVWSGTADFRNNIVAGSTLGFDVRNQYLKRLSLRQTLFDGNGADISGSVTEDVGHIDGPAAFDVDGYHLTSTSAAVDAGSDVGVIDDIDGAVPKRPQGRAPDIGADESPFSRPYTGAAFGLTKTASKPRLLTWWPDNASAPSHRIGQEFLIALSNPTTAPTSASFSMTDTFPADLVFSGESHASGMSFARAGSDLSWHATTNLAPGGIAWASIVGEAGPEDVRKTITNQATADFTLTDGTGGTLTASAGATRIKGAHLNELRQRIDQLRTRVGLGTHPWTDDTLVPGVIVIKVAHLTEMRAALDDVYTHEGRRAPAYTPPSPVAGGTPMCR; encoded by the coding sequence ATGGGCACCAGTTCTCGCGTCCTGTCGTTGGTGGCACTGGGCTGTGCGCTCGGAATCGCCGGCCCGGCCAGTTCACAGACGACCCGCTACGTTTCGACGGCTGGTGCCGACAGCGGTGCATGCACCTCAACTCCGTGTCGAACCATCCAGTACGCGGTTGACCAGGCCACGCCGGGCGACCACGTCAAAGTCGCAGCCGATCTCTACACAGCCACCCACGAGGACGGCACACAGCGACAGGTCGTCAGCATCAAGAACGCCGTGACCATCACCGGTGGGTACACGACCACGAACTGGACGACCCCGGACGCGGCCGCGAACCCCGTGATCCTCGACGGCAGCTTCATCTACACGATTGTCCCACTGGCTGGGTCGCTCCAGGCGGATGAGACCGTCACGGGCGGCACCTCGGGAGCCACCGCCCAGGTCGGATATGCCTACACGTTGACGCCTGGGACGGGCACCTTCCAGCTCTCCGAAACGGTGACCGGCGGCACGTCAGGCGCCGTTGGGAACTACGTCGACGTCGTCGGCAACCGCGTCGCGATTGCGGTGACGTCCGGGTCGTTTCAGAACAACGAACTCATCACCGGCGCGACCTCTGGTGCGACGGCGACGATCGTGAGCCAGCGGCTGCTGATGGTGGGGCGACTGGTCACGATCATGGGCGCCACGGTCACCGTCGATGGTCTTCAGCTCATCCACGGCAATTCGACGGAGAGCGGCACCTGTCCGTTCGGCTTCTCTGCTCCCTACGGCGGGTCGGGGGGCGGCATCTACATCGCGAACGCGACGGTGATGCTGCACACCCTGCGGATCGAGAACAACATCGGCAGCAACGCCTACTCGCAGGGTTCCGGTGCGCTGATCCCCTGGAACGGCGAGCAGAACGGGGCCGGTGGAGGGCTGTTCGCCACGGCCAGCAATGTCACACTGACCGATTCCGTCCTTCGCGCCAACAACTCCAACACGCGTTTCTACGGCTCGGGCGACGCGATCTACGTGCAGAACAGCGTCCTGGTTGCCCGCCACAATCAATTCCTCGACAACCTCGGCGGCGGAGAGAGCGGCTGGCAGGGCTACTACACGCCGGTCGGGACCGTCTACACCGGCGGCACCGCGGCAACGTTGGTCGAGAACACCTTCTCGAGAAACGGAGGCGCCCCGCCCAACAACGGAGGCACGGTGATCGTCGTGTCGGGAACGGGGGCCGGACCGGTGGAGGTCACGGACAACCGATTCATCAACAACGTCGGGGCCGTGATCTCGTGGACCGGGACCGTGACGGTGAGGCGGAATCTCATGACGGACAACCCGGGGGGCGGCATCGGCATTGGCAACAAGGGATACGGCCTCATCGAGAACAACCTGTTCCTGAACAACGGAAGCGACGGGGCGGACGGCACGGCGATCCACCACGGAAACTGGGCCACCGTGAACGACCCGCTGACGACGTTCAACCACAACACGATCGCCGGGTCCCGAGGGAACTCGGCGGTCTACGTGTGGTCGGGCACGGCCGATTTCCGTAACAACATTGTCGCCGGCAGCACGCTCGGCTTCGATGTCCGGAATCAGTACCTCAAGCGCCTGTCCCTGCGTCAGACGCTCTTCGACGGCAACGGGGCTGACATCAGCGGAAGCGTCACCGAGGACGTGGGCCACATCGATGGCCCGGCTGCCTTCGATGTGGACGGGTATCACCTCACCTCGACGTCGGCGGCCGTGGACGCCGGGTCGGACGTCGGTGTCATCGACGACATCGACGGAGCGGTGCCGAAACGGCCGCAGGGCCGCGCGCCGGATATCGGAGCCGACGAATCGCCGTTTTCGAGGCCGTACACCGGTGCGGCGTTCGGCTTGACCAAAACGGCATCGAAGCCACGGCTCCTCACCTGGTGGCCGGACAACGCGTCGGCCCCCTCGCACCGCATCGGTCAGGAGTTCCTCATCGCGCTGTCGAACCCGACGACCGCTCCGACGTCCGCGTCGTTCTCGATGACCGACACGTTCCCGGCAGACCTCGTCTTCAGCGGCGAGAGCCACGCGTCCGGCATGTCGTTTGCCCGCGCCGGCAGCGACCTTTCGTGGCACGCCACTACGAACCTGGCTCCCGGAGGCATTGCGTGGGCGAGCATCGTGGGCGAGGCGGGCCCGGAGGATGTCCGCAAGACGATTACCAACCAGGCGACCGCCGACTTCACGCTCACGGACGGAACGGGGGGGACCCTGACGGCCTCGGCCGGCGCCACGCGCATTAAGGGGGCGCACCTCAACGAACTACGCCAGCGGATCGATCAGCTACGGACGCGCGTTGGCTTGGGGACCCATCCCTGGACCGATGACACCCTGGTCCCGGGCGTCATCGTCATCAAGGTGGCGCATCTGACCGAGATGCGCGCTGCACTGGACGACGTCTACACCCATGAGGGCAGGCGGGCACCCGCCTACACGCCGCCGAGCCCGGTGGCTGGTGGCACGCCAATGTGCCGCTGA
- a CDS encoding tetratricopeptide repeat protein, giving the protein MAGPEMGQIMGFRGAPGEGDRRGQAPDAGPPTPGEVRAALEAVLACTPLKGSERLRRFLQLVVEETLSGRGDRLKEYVIGVEALERPASFDPRTDPVVRVEAMRLRAKLADYYRAEGANDPVIIDLPKGSYVASFNRRPGEFLAASRPDEVGRAPAPDAGVAPADSPSGGPLRIGPPLARHRPRAWWVGLAIGLTVVLIAVAASLFIGRQRLHSPAEPTIAVLPFANASVDRDNDYFCFGLVEDLTTALAQTRGLRVIARTSSMQFTRNVDVREIGRRLKADFIVEGSVRKVAGRLRISAQLIDAGDGAHVWAQVYDRDVRDLLATQTEIARAISGALGPRMVATPAAAVAPLDPDAQELFLKGQYFLNTIERGAPEKALGYLQEAVRRAPGYAPAHAALAAAYAKITLDRPEPRPEEISQAKASARRALELDENQADAHALLAWMAFFHDWNWPEAERGFRRALEVNPNSAVAYHRYSVLLMAERRFDEALTLSRKALDLDPLSALSASNRTLIFLCARRFDEAIAQARDAIELAPNAYATQILLGSSYAEKGMVAEAVAAYRAALAAAPGDTDAAASLGWTLARAGRRDEALTILADLENPARAIRPSHYQRAFLQAALGRADAAFASLDAARARHETELLYLNVDPLFDGLRADPRFKTFLDDLGLPH; this is encoded by the coding sequence ATGGCCGGGCCAGAGATGGGGCAGATCATGGGCTTTCGCGGAGCGCCGGGGGAGGGTGACCGTCGGGGCCAGGCCCCGGACGCCGGCCCGCCCACGCCTGGCGAGGTGCGTGCCGCGCTCGAGGCCGTCCTGGCCTGCACGCCCCTCAAGGGGTCGGAGCGGCTGCGCCGGTTCCTGCAGCTGGTCGTCGAGGAGACCCTCTCCGGCCGCGGCGACCGGCTCAAGGAGTACGTGATAGGAGTCGAGGCGCTCGAGCGGCCGGCGTCGTTCGATCCGCGGACCGATCCGGTGGTGCGAGTCGAAGCCATGAGACTCCGGGCCAAGCTGGCCGACTACTACCGCGCGGAGGGAGCGAACGATCCGGTCATCATCGATCTGCCGAAGGGCAGCTACGTGGCCTCGTTCAACCGGCGGCCTGGCGAGTTCCTCGCGGCATCCCGGCCGGACGAAGTCGGCAGGGCTCCTGCGCCGGACGCCGGGGTGGCGCCAGCGGATTCGCCGTCAGGCGGTCCACTCCGGATCGGTCCGCCGTTGGCGCGCCACCGCCCGCGTGCTTGGTGGGTAGGCCTCGCGATTGGCCTGACCGTCGTGCTCATCGCCGTGGCCGCCTCTCTGTTCATCGGCCGACAGCGATTGCACTCGCCGGCCGAACCCACGATCGCGGTGCTGCCGTTCGCGAACGCGAGCGTCGATCGTGACAACGACTATTTCTGCTTCGGCCTCGTCGAGGATCTGACGACCGCGCTGGCACAAACACGGGGGTTGCGGGTCATCGCGCGGACCTCGTCGATGCAGTTCACGCGGAACGTGGATGTACGGGAGATCGGCCGCCGGCTCAAGGCCGACTTCATCGTCGAAGGCAGCGTCCGCAAGGTGGCCGGCCGGCTTCGCATCAGCGCACAGTTGATCGATGCCGGCGACGGGGCGCACGTGTGGGCGCAGGTGTATGACCGCGACGTGCGGGACCTGCTTGCGACGCAGACCGAGATCGCGCGCGCCATCTCCGGCGCGCTCGGCCCGCGGATGGTCGCCACGCCGGCGGCGGCGGTGGCGCCGCTCGATCCGGACGCACAGGAACTCTTCCTCAAGGGCCAGTACTTCCTGAACACGATCGAGCGTGGCGCGCCCGAAAAGGCTCTCGGCTATCTCCAGGAGGCCGTGCGCCGCGCACCCGGGTACGCCCCTGCGCACGCCGCGCTGGCCGCCGCGTATGCGAAGATCACGCTCGATCGGCCAGAACCCCGCCCCGAGGAGATTTCCCAGGCGAAGGCGTCCGCCCGCCGGGCGTTGGAACTTGATGAGAACCAGGCGGATGCGCATGCGTTGCTCGCGTGGATGGCGTTCTTCCACGACTGGAACTGGCCCGAGGCGGAGCGAGGCTTTCGGCGCGCGCTCGAGGTCAATCCGAACTCCGCCGTCGCCTATCACCGGTACTCGGTGCTGCTGATGGCCGAGCGTCGCTTCGACGAAGCGCTGACGCTGTCGCGGAAGGCGCTGGACCTCGACCCGCTGTCGGCGCTGTCGGCCAGCAACCGGACGCTGATCTTCCTGTGCGCCCGCCGCTTCGATGAGGCGATCGCGCAGGCGCGGGATGCGATCGAACTCGCGCCGAACGCCTACGCCACTCAGATTCTGCTCGGTTCGAGCTACGCGGAGAAGGGGATGGTGGCCGAGGCGGTGGCTGCGTACCGGGCGGCCCTGGCGGCCGCTCCGGGGGACACCGACGCGGCCGCGAGCCTCGGCTGGACGCTGGCCCGCGCCGGCCGGCGCGACGAGGCGCTGACGATCCTCGCCGACCTCGAGAATCCCGCCCGCGCCATCCGGCCGTCGCACTACCAGAGGGCGTTCCTCCAAGCCGCGCTCGGCCGGGCCGACGCCGCGTTCGCATCGCTCGATGCGGCGCGCGCGCGCCACGAGACCGAGTTGCTCTATCTCAACGTCGATCCGTTGTTCGACGGGCTGCGCGCCGACCCGCGCTTCAAGACCTTTCTCGACGACCTCGGTCTTCCGCACTGA
- a CDS encoding DUF362 domain-containing protein, whose product MSESLRPVVAVQREGARYGRAPFDPDRAYPELHGLAARIDPENTAYGLVRDAFICYDRDHFGTAGWNPFGRLVAPGDVVVIKPNLVIHDREGVADVRTHGAVVRCLLDYTRIALQGSGRIVVCDAPIQGADFGRLVEQSGLDRIVEGCFSQSGLDVSLIDLRSEWARVDDRSAFIQERVPLPGDPAGATLFDLADDSALDPISGPRTRLAVGDYRALFTSENHGPGRHRYRFSNTVLDADVVLNVAKMKTHQKAGVSGALKNVVGMNTSKDYLPHFRMGAEPDGDEFPRSAYNRLAAVARARLQERVPLQVWRALRRTAELAQRGLRRRRGGDARYGLLSGSWEGNDTIWRMVVDINRIARFGARDQRLHAEPRRRLYHIVDGIVAGEGEGPLKPRPRALGVLLHGTDAPAIDGTMAALMGFDPERIPQIREAFAPSYGLSTSGSLEATPVTVNPELAERLRGAAHFAFEPPRGWPSLRHSVRPEFLVQLAAACDILPPPIRHAGTAHDRR is encoded by the coding sequence TTGTCCGAGAGTCTACGCCCTGTTGTCGCGGTTCAACGCGAGGGTGCCCGGTACGGACGGGCCCCGTTCGATCCCGACCGGGCGTACCCGGAACTGCACGGTCTTGCCGCACGGATCGATCCCGAGAACACCGCCTACGGCCTCGTCCGGGACGCGTTCATCTGCTACGACCGAGATCATTTTGGCACGGCCGGATGGAACCCGTTCGGCCGGTTGGTGGCCCCCGGCGACGTCGTCGTCATCAAGCCGAATCTCGTCATCCACGACCGCGAGGGTGTCGCCGACGTCCGGACGCACGGCGCCGTCGTGCGCTGTCTGCTCGACTACACGCGCATCGCCCTCCAAGGGAGCGGCCGCATCGTCGTGTGTGACGCGCCGATCCAGGGCGCGGACTTCGGCCGTCTGGTCGAGCAGTCCGGGCTCGACCGGATCGTGGAAGGGTGCTTCAGCCAGTCGGGTCTCGATGTCTCGCTGATCGACCTGCGATCGGAGTGGGCGCGGGTGGACGATCGGTCGGCCTTCATCCAGGAGCGAGTGCCGCTGCCGGGCGATCCGGCTGGCGCCACGCTCTTCGACCTCGCGGACGACAGCGCGCTCGATCCGATCTCAGGTCCGCGCACGCGGCTCGCGGTGGGCGACTACCGGGCGCTCTTCACGAGCGAGAACCACGGTCCGGGCCGGCACCGCTACCGCTTCTCCAACACCGTGCTCGACGCCGACGTCGTGCTGAACGTGGCGAAGATGAAGACCCACCAGAAGGCCGGGGTCAGCGGCGCGCTGAAGAACGTCGTGGGCATGAACACGAGCAAGGACTATCTGCCGCACTTCCGCATGGGCGCAGAACCCGACGGGGACGAGTTCCCGCGGTCTGCCTACAACCGGCTCGCGGCCGTGGCGCGCGCACGGCTGCAGGAGCGCGTGCCCCTGCAGGTCTGGCGAGCGCTTCGCCGGACCGCGGAACTTGCGCAGCGCGGCCTGCGACGGCGACGAGGTGGCGACGCCAGGTACGGCCTGCTCAGCGGAAGCTGGGAAGGCAATGACACGATCTGGCGGATGGTCGTCGACATCAATCGGATTGCGCGCTTCGGCGCTCGTGACCAGCGGCTGCACGCGGAGCCGCGCCGCCGGCTCTACCACATCGTGGACGGCATCGTGGCGGGCGAAGGCGAGGGACCGTTGAAGCCGCGCCCTCGCGCCCTGGGCGTCCTCCTGCACGGCACAGATGCCCCGGCCATCGACGGCACGATGGCCGCGTTGATGGGGTTCGACCCCGAGCGGATTCCGCAGATTCGGGAGGCCTTCGCGCCGTCGTACGGCCTCTCGACGTCGGGCAGTCTCGAGGCGACGCCAGTGACGGTCAATCCCGAACTCGCCGAGCGACTGCGCGGGGCGGCCCACTTTGCGTTCGAACCACCTCGCGGCTGGCCGAGCCTGCGGCATTCGGTTCGGCCGGAGTTCCTGGTGCAGCTCGCCGCCGCTTGCGACATCCTGCCCCCCCCCATTCGTCACGCAGGAACCGCGCATGACCGGCGGTGA
- a CDS encoding glycosyltransferase family 4 protein, which translates to MKELSRPKIVRVIARLNVGGPARQAILLHDRLRGEGFETVLVHGSVGPAEASLEDLLQSRGLVSQKVRDLGATIRPLSDVRAFASLLRLVFREHPDVVHTHTAKAGTLGRLVASLYNLTRTSKNRCLIVHTFHGHVLEGYFGPWATRAVRVSERLLGRLTDRIITISERQREELVGRFLVAAPDRVSIVPLGLELDPFLSIGGPDPQFRRSIGFPEDALLFGCIGRLVRIKDVPTLLRAMVLARERAPAVRLAIVGDGDQRHALEELAVSLGLQDTVRFLGWRRDLLTVYTGLDVVALSSRNEGTPVALIEAMAAGRPTIATEVGGVPDVVKHGETGLLVPAGDPARLADAMVRMAESAEYRRRLGEAGRRAAATYQSEHLIRRLTALYRDGVRAKRGGPLVDTTSL; encoded by the coding sequence ATGAAGGAACTGTCGCGACCGAAGATCGTGCGCGTTATCGCGCGGCTGAACGTGGGCGGACCGGCCCGCCAGGCAATCCTCCTGCACGACCGCCTGCGCGGGGAGGGGTTCGAGACGGTTCTGGTGCACGGATCGGTCGGTCCCGCCGAGGCGAGCCTCGAGGATCTGCTCCAGAGCCGGGGCCTGGTGTCGCAGAAGGTGCGCGACCTCGGTGCGACGATCCGCCCGCTGAGCGACGTCCGCGCGTTCGCCAGCCTGTTGCGGCTCGTCTTCCGTGAGCATCCCGACGTCGTCCACACGCACACGGCAAAAGCCGGGACGCTCGGTCGCCTGGTCGCGTCACTCTACAACCTGACGCGAACGTCGAAGAACCGGTGCCTCATCGTGCACACGTTCCACGGCCACGTGCTCGAGGGCTACTTCGGGCCGTGGGCCACGCGTGCTGTTCGCGTGAGCGAGCGGCTGCTGGGCCGCCTCACCGACCGCATCATCACGATATCGGAACGGCAGCGGGAGGAACTGGTTGGACGGTTCCTCGTGGCCGCGCCCGACCGCGTGTCGATCGTGCCATTGGGCCTCGAGCTCGATCCGTTCCTGTCGATCGGCGGCCCTGACCCGCAGTTCCGTCGCTCGATCGGCTTCCCCGAGGATGCCTTGCTCTTCGGGTGTATCGGACGGCTGGTGAGAATCAAGGACGTCCCCACGCTGCTCCGTGCCATGGTGCTGGCGCGCGAGCGGGCACCGGCTGTCAGACTGGCCATCGTGGGCGACGGCGATCAGCGTCATGCGCTCGAGGAATTGGCCGTCAGCCTCGGACTGCAGGATACCGTCCGCTTCCTGGGCTGGCGGCGTGATCTGTTGACCGTCTACACGGGGCTCGATGTCGTTGCCCTCAGCTCTCGGAACGAGGGAACCCCGGTGGCGCTGATCGAAGCGATGGCGGCGGGGCGGCCGACCATTGCCACCGAGGTGGGCGGCGTGCCGGACGTCGTCAAGCACGGCGAAACCGGCTTGCTCGTGCCCGCCGGGGATCCCGCGCGGCTCGCCGACGCCATGGTTCGAATGGCGGAGTCAGCCGAGTACCGCCGGCGACTCGGCGAAGCCGGTCGACGGGCCGCCGCAACCTACCAGAGCGAACACCTGATTCGCCGACTGACGGCGCTCTATCGCGACGGCGTCCGGGCCAAGCGCGGCGGACCGCTTGTCGACACGACCAGTCTGTAA
- a CDS encoding glycoside hydrolase family 97 protein produces MTVRTLGRMVMCSMMAMMAAVSAVSAAPPARPLTVASPNGAIVATVEAGEALTWAIAVRGREVLRPSRLTLTLDGNRVLGSHPSVVGTSTRTIDQTLRPVVQVKRAEIRDRFNERRVDFAGDFSLVVRVYDDGVAYRFVSKLPGEIEVRGEEATFCFAGDHRLYFPEETSLISHQERSYKRIRISEVGEKFSSLPALVEVGDGLKVAITEADLLDYPGMDLTTGPEPNSLKGQFPYHPVKVQLERDRTEKVLERAPYMARTRGAREFPWRVLVVAERDATLLESDIVYRLASESRVADTSWIRPGKVAWDWWNANNVFGVPFRAGVNTDTYKHYIDFAAEQKLEYIILDEGWYPLGDLLAVVPAIDMEAIAAHAKARNVGLIMWVVWKTLDDQLQPALDLFQKWGVKGIKVDFMQREDQWMVNFYERVAREAAKRRLLVDFHGAYKPTGLYRTYPNVLTSEGVLGLEQSKWSELASPDNAVTFPFMRMLAGPVDYTPGAMMNATKADFKPIFNRPMSQGTRCQQLAMYVVFESPLQMLADSPSNYRREPESLAFLSAVPVVWDETRVLSAAVGSHILVARRTGRDWYVGALTGWEPRDLDVDLSFLGAGGWQADIYRDGPNADRVGVDYAREARGVAAGDRLRIHLAPGGGWVARITPAR; encoded by the coding sequence ATGACGGTGCGCACACTGGGCCGGATGGTGATGTGTTCGATGATGGCGATGATGGCGGCGGTGTCCGCCGTCAGCGCGGCGCCACCGGCACGGCCGCTGACGGTCGCGTCGCCGAACGGAGCGATCGTGGCGACGGTCGAGGCCGGCGAGGCGCTCACCTGGGCGATTGCCGTTCGCGGCCGCGAGGTCCTCCGGCCGTCCCGGTTGACGCTGACACTCGACGGCAACCGGGTGCTCGGCTCGCACCCCTCGGTCGTCGGGACAAGCACTCGCACCATCGACCAGACGCTCCGGCCCGTCGTCCAGGTCAAGCGCGCGGAGATCCGCGACCGGTTCAACGAGCGCCGCGTCGACTTCGCCGGCGACTTCTCTCTCGTCGTTCGCGTCTACGACGACGGGGTCGCGTACCGGTTCGTGTCGAAGCTGCCCGGCGAGATCGAGGTGCGCGGTGAGGAGGCGACGTTCTGCTTCGCCGGCGACCATCGCCTCTACTTCCCGGAGGAGACGAGCCTGATTTCCCACCAGGAACGCTCCTACAAGCGGATCCGCATCAGCGAGGTCGGCGAGAAATTCTCCTCGCTGCCCGCGCTCGTCGAGGTCGGTGACGGACTGAAGGTGGCGATCACCGAAGCCGACCTGCTGGACTATCCGGGCATGGACCTGACGACGGGACCCGAGCCGAACAGCCTCAAGGGACAGTTTCCCTATCATCCGGTGAAGGTTCAGCTCGAACGCGACCGCACGGAGAAAGTCCTCGAGCGCGCGCCCTACATGGCCCGCACGCGCGGGGCGCGCGAATTCCCCTGGCGGGTGCTCGTCGTCGCCGAGCGGGACGCGACGCTGCTCGAGAGCGACATCGTCTACCGCCTGGCGTCGGAGAGCCGCGTGGCCGACACGAGCTGGATCAGGCCGGGGAAGGTCGCGTGGGACTGGTGGAACGCGAACAACGTGTTCGGCGTGCCGTTCCGCGCGGGCGTCAACACCGACACCTACAAGCACTACATCGACTTCGCGGCCGAGCAGAAACTCGAGTACATCATCCTCGACGAGGGCTGGTATCCGCTCGGTGACCTGCTGGCGGTCGTGCCGGCGATCGACATGGAGGCCATTGCCGCGCACGCAAAGGCCAGGAACGTCGGGTTGATCATGTGGGTGGTCTGGAAGACTCTCGACGATCAGCTGCAGCCGGCGCTGGACCTGTTCCAGAAGTGGGGCGTGAAGGGGATCAAGGTGGACTTCATGCAGCGCGAGGACCAGTGGATGGTCAACTTCTACGAACGGGTGGCGCGCGAGGCCGCAAAACGCCGGTTGCTCGTCGACTTCCACGGCGCGTACAAGCCGACCGGCCTCTACCGGACGTACCCGAACGTGCTTACCAGCGAGGGCGTGCTCGGCCTCGAGCAGAGCAAGTGGAGCGAACTCGCCTCACCCGACAACGCCGTGACCTTCCCATTCATGCGGATGCTGGCCGGCCCGGTGGACTACACGCCGGGCGCGATGATGAACGCGACGAAGGCCGACTTCAAGCCGATCTTCAACCGCCCGATGAGCCAGGGCACGCGCTGCCAGCAGCTCGCGATGTACGTCGTGTTCGAGAGCCCACTGCAGATGTTGGCCGATTCGCCGTCCAACTACCGCCGCGAGCCGGAAAGCCTCGCCTTCCTCTCGGCCGTCCCCGTCGTCTGGGACGAGACACGGGTGCTGTCTGCAGCGGTCGGGTCGCACATCCTCGTCGCCCGCCGCACGGGACGGGACTGGTACGTCGGCGCGCTGACCGGCTGGGAGCCGCGCGACCTGGATGTCGACCTGTCGTTCCTCGGTGCCGGCGGATGGCAGGCGGACATCTACCGCGACGGTCCGAATGCAGACCGGGTCGGCGTGGACTATGCGCGTGAGGCTCGCGGCGTGGCCGCCGGCGATCGCCTGCGGATTCACCTCGCGCCGGGCGGAGGCTGGGTAGCGCGGATCACCCCGGCACGGTGA